GCTGGGCGGCTCGTCGCCGCTGGACGAGGTTTCCACCGTCGCCCTGACGCGCGTTGAATGCATGGACGCGTTGATGCTGAGAGAGATCCTGGCGGTGGGCGATGTTCGCCACGCGCGTCTCGCCGAGTCGCTGAAGGGGCTGCGTCGGCAGGAAGACGCGGGATTGCTGGACCACATCATGCGGCTGGGCCGGCAGTCTGCGCTGGAGAGAACCGCGCACCTGTTCATGGAGATGCGCCAGCGGACCCGCGCCGCCGGTCTGTCCGAAGGCGACCGTTTTCCGCTTCCGCTGACCCAGGAAGTGCTGTCGGACGCCTTGGGCCTCAGCATCGTTCACCTGAACCGCACGCTTCAGCAGATGAAGCGCGACGCCCTGATCGAGATGCGCGCCGGCTGGATCACCCTGCTGGATGTGGGTTGCCTGAAGAACCTCGCGGACTACGGTCAGCACGACTACTGACCTCGGCGCATTTTCGTGGCCGCTCCTGTCCTTTGATAAGGGATCATCAGCCTGCCGCGACTAGCATGCTGTTTCCGGGGGAGACCGGGAGCGGAGGATGCGATGGCGAGGCGGACCTTCAGGAGCGCAGTGGCCGCGGCGACGGCCTTGACCATGCTGGTCGCCCCGGTGGCGGCCTTCGCCCAGGATGAGGACGTGTCCGCACGTCTGGCGCGTCTCGAGGCGCTCGTCGCCAGTCAGCAGGCGCGCATCGAGGCGCAGGAAGCCCTGCTGGCGCAGCGCGCCGCGCCGGCGACGCAAGCCGCGACGCCGGGCATCCTCGACGCCTGGCGGGTTCAGCCCGAAGCCGTCCTGGCGAGCGAAACCGGCCGAGGACTGGCTCAGGAAGAAGGATCGACGCCCAGTGTAGTCGCGGCGACGCCCGCGGCGGGCGCGTCTTTGGCGGCCTCGGCCGACGACACGCCGCAGGCGCAGGCCGCGCCACCGGCGTTGAGCCGCCAGCGCGCAGAACTGGCCGCCATCCCCGAAGGCATGACGGTGCTCAGCCGCCCGGGTCGGTTCTCGTTCGACCTGTCGACCGACTACACGCGATCCTCGTCAAACCGGCTGGTGTTTCGCGGCATCGAAATCGTACCCGGCATCCAGATCGGCGTGATCGAGGCCAACGAAGCCGATCGCGACACCATCGGCGCGACCGTGGCCGGGCGCTTCGGCCTGACCGACCGGCTCGAGGTGGAAGCGCGCGTTCCGTATGTTCGTCGCAGCGACATCATCACCACCGTGCAGCAGCGAGATGAGGCGGTCACCCGCACCATCGACCTGAAGGGCGACGGCGTCGGCGACGTCGAGGCCGCCGTCCGATATCAGATCAATCGTGGCGAACGTGGCCGCCCTATCTTTGTCGGCACGCTTCGGGTCAAGAGCGACACCGGCGAAGGCCCGTTCGACATCGACCGAGACGAGTTCGGCGTGGCCACGCGCCTGGCGACCGGCTCGGGCTTCTGGGGCGTCGAGCCCAGCGTCTCCATGCTGTTCCCCAGCGACCCGGCGGTGATCTTCGCCAACCTGTCCTATTTCGCGCACCTGCCCAAGGACGTGA
The genomic region above belongs to Brevundimonas sp. PAMC22021 and contains:
- a CDS encoding Crp/Fnr family transcriptional regulator, giving the protein MRPTLKAPSEAVAIRVLESVCTLTEEERALIRRLSVFRETIQAGRPFWRPGQSVGAKIILSGWAARQRTLPDGRRQIFGFLLPGDSIGLLGGSSPLDEVSTVALTRVECMDALMLREILAVGDVRHARLAESLKGLRRQEDAGLLDHIMRLGRQSALERTAHLFMEMRQRTRAAGLSEGDRFPLPLTQEVLSDALGLSIVHLNRTLQQMKRDALIEMRAGWITLLDVGCLKNLADYGQHDY
- a CDS encoding porin family protein, with translation MAAATALTMLVAPVAAFAQDEDVSARLARLEALVASQQARIEAQEALLAQRAAPATQAATPGILDAWRVQPEAVLASETGRGLAQEEGSTPSVVAATPAAGASLAASADDTPQAQAAPPALSRQRAELAAIPEGMTVLSRPGRFSFDLSTDYTRSSSNRLVFRGIEIVPGIQIGVIEANEADRDTIGATVAGRFGLTDRLEVEARVPYVRRSDIITTVQQRDEAVTRTIDLKGDGVGDVEAAVRYQINRGERGRPIFVGTLRVKSDTGEGPFDIDRDEFGVATRLATGSGFWGVEPSVSMLFPSDPAVIFANLSYFAHLPKDVNMQEGDILVGEVDPGDSIGAAIGFGFAMNQNFSYSLGYRHNYILSTTSQLNNITEESDELQVGTLQFGMSYRFNDRFSLNGNFEFGVTEDAPDMRFVLRVPLVF